Proteins from a single region of Oreochromis niloticus isolate F11D_XX linkage group LG7, O_niloticus_UMD_NMBU, whole genome shotgun sequence:
- the nrarpa gene encoding notch-regulated ankyrin repeat-containing protein A, which produces MSQADVSTCSAPQRVFQEAVKKGNTKELHSLLQNMTNCEFNVNSFGPEGQTALHQSVIDGNLELVKLLVKFGADIRLANREGWSALHIAAFGGHQDIVLYLITKAKYSSGAR; this is translated from the coding sequence ATGAGCCAGGCGGATGTGTCAACTTGCTCCGCGCCGCAAAGGGTTTTCCAGGAGGCGGTGAAGAAGGGCAACACCAAGGAGCTGCACTCTTTGCTGCAGAACATGACAAACTGCGAGTTCAATGTCAACTCCTTCGGGCCGGAAGGACAGACGGCCCTCCATCAGTCAGTAATTGACGGAAACCTGGAGCTGGTAAAACTGCTGGTGAAGTTTGGTGCAGATATCAGACTGGCCAACCGGGAAGGGTGGAGCGCTTTACACATCGCCGCTTTCGGGGGCCACCAAGACATTGTGCTATACCTCATCACCAAGGCCAAGTATTCCTCTGGCGCCCGGTGA